A genomic segment from uncultured Desulfuromonas sp. encodes:
- the speA gene encoding biosynthetic arginine decarboxylase — protein MTHDLSNWTIDDSAQLYGIPDWGRGFFGVNAAGEMTVEIEGPNGPVEVSLMEIVAGLEERGYEMPIVLRIENLLQSRIVYLNETFRNAIAAAGYQGRYRGVFPVKVNQQCQIIEEICRFGAPYQHGLEAGSKAELVLALANLTPGGLLVLNGYKDREFIDLGLWAHKLGHPCFFVIESPSELDLLIERSRQLNVRPHIGARIKISTQVSGLWTETSGDRSSFGLSSTQLLAMVETLQAEGMIDCLEMLHCHLGSQIPCLEDIGRGVEEACRYYINLCREGATMGYLDLGGGLAVDYSGRCSGDGHSRDYSLEDYCQAIVTTIAATLDSTGIDHPHIVTESGRATVAYSSMLLFNILDVMHFEAAPLPQPFPGNEAEVLQEQYRFLTTLNGHDHDYPQAVVLRDRMRQQFRDGKLTLRQRTLGENLFLATAQKVVTSARQSSLTSPQVSELQDALADIYYGNFSVFQSLPDTWAIDQLLPVAPLHRHCEQPTREAILSDLTCDCDGKLDQFIVGGELRKTLPLHSFSAGESYYIGAFLMGAYQETLGDLHNLFGDTHVASVRINNEGGYDLIEEISGDTIGEILSYVEYIPSVLFDRMRKEAEQAVREQRLTVTERQQFLTLFGDNLNGYPYYRG, from the coding sequence ATGACGCACGACCTGAGCAACTGGACTATTGACGATTCGGCACAACTGTACGGTATCCCCGACTGGGGACGCGGGTTCTTCGGCGTCAATGCCGCCGGGGAGATGACGGTGGAGATCGAAGGCCCCAATGGCCCCGTTGAGGTATCACTGATGGAAATAGTTGCCGGGCTGGAAGAGCGCGGCTACGAGATGCCCATTGTACTGCGGATCGAAAACCTGCTGCAGTCGCGAATTGTCTATCTCAATGAGACCTTTCGAAACGCCATTGCCGCAGCGGGTTATCAGGGTCGCTACCGTGGCGTATTTCCGGTCAAGGTCAATCAGCAGTGCCAGATCATCGAGGAGATCTGTCGTTTCGGAGCGCCCTATCAGCATGGCCTCGAAGCGGGCAGCAAAGCAGAGCTGGTGCTGGCATTGGCCAACCTGACTCCTGGCGGTCTGCTGGTGCTTAATGGCTACAAAGACCGAGAATTTATCGACCTCGGACTGTGGGCACACAAACTCGGCCATCCCTGTTTCTTCGTCATTGAATCACCGTCGGAGCTGGATCTGCTCATTGAGCGTAGCCGACAACTCAATGTCCGTCCGCACATCGGCGCACGCATCAAAATCTCTACGCAAGTCAGTGGCCTATGGACGGAAACCAGTGGTGATCGCAGTAGCTTCGGCCTGAGCAGCACGCAACTGCTGGCCATGGTGGAAACCCTCCAGGCTGAGGGCATGATAGACTGCCTGGAAATGCTGCACTGCCACCTCGGTTCACAGATCCCGTGCCTTGAGGATATCGGCCGCGGCGTTGAAGAAGCCTGTCGCTATTACATCAATCTGTGCCGTGAAGGTGCAACCATGGGCTACCTCGACCTCGGAGGTGGCCTTGCAGTCGATTACAGCGGTCGCTGCAGTGGCGATGGCCATTCGCGTGATTATAGCCTGGAAGATTATTGTCAGGCCATTGTCACGACCATTGCTGCCACGCTCGACTCAACCGGCATTGACCATCCCCATATCGTCACCGAATCCGGCCGCGCCACCGTGGCCTATTCGTCGATGTTATTGTTCAACATTCTCGACGTCATGCATTTCGAGGCCGCACCGCTACCGCAGCCTTTTCCTGGCAACGAAGCCGAGGTTTTGCAGGAACAGTACCGTTTTCTGACCACCCTCAATGGTCATGATCACGATTACCCGCAAGCGGTGGTGCTACGTGACCGCATGCGCCAGCAGTTTCGCGATGGAAAACTGACGCTACGCCAGCGAACCCTGGGCGAGAATCTGTTTCTGGCCACGGCTCAAAAGGTTGTCACTTCAGCACGCCAATCGAGTTTGACCTCTCCTCAAGTCAGCGAACTACAGGATGCCCTGGCCGACATCTATTATGGCAATTTCAGCGTCTTCCAGTCGCTGCCCGACACCTGGGCCATCGACCAGCTGTTACCTGTTGCGCCATTGCACCGCCATTGTGAACAACCAACACGTGAAGCGATCCTCTCAGATCTGACCTGTGATTGCGACGGCAAACTTGACCAATTTATTGTCGGCGGAGAACTGCGCAAAACATTACCGTTGCATTCTTTCTCAGCGGGCGAAAGCTACTATATTGGTGCTTTTTTGATGGGGGCCTATCAAGAGACACTGGGGGACCTACACAACTTGTTTGGTGATACCCATGTCGCGAGTGTGCGTATCAACAACGAAGGCGGCTATGACCTGATTGAGGAAATTTCTGGGGACACCATCGGTGAGATTCTCAGCTATGTAGAATATATACCCTCGGTGCTGTTTGATCGCATGCGTAAAGAAGCGGAACAGGCCGTGCGTGAGCAACGGCTGACAGTAACCGAACGCCAACAGTTTCTGACATTATTTGGTGACAACCTGAACGGCTATCCCTACTATCGCGGCTAA
- a CDS encoding HDOD domain-containing protein, with protein MQDIFVGRQPIFDRNIKVYAYELLYRHAYVNYAEIQDQDAASCEVMANSLLEIGLDAIVGPHKAFCNFARGFLLQRDDLSFVSDRLVIEVLEHVEPEPDILKAMEFFSEQGHLIALDDFVYRPDLRPLVERADIVKLDVMELNMDQVVEQLSMLREIKPLKFVAEKVETNDIFQQCRELGFDYFQGYFFSKPKIVSGKKLPPARMAMIRLLSELQNPDVSITEVEKIIESDVYLSVKLLRQINSSYYNLINEVTSIRQAIVCIGLNHIRTWACVLMLGGVSDKPQELLGMALIRAKMCELLAPSADSSSQQVFFTVGLFSLLDSILDAPMSHILDSLPLSEEINGALLDHDGDAGVTLREVQCYEQADWKALEGAKHNSEDLANAYWEAVAWVEKIKASLND; from the coding sequence ATGCAGGATATCTTTGTCGGGCGACAGCCTATTTTTGATCGTAATATCAAAGTGTATGCCTATGAGCTGTTGTATCGGCATGCGTATGTTAACTATGCAGAGATTCAAGATCAGGATGCGGCCAGTTGTGAAGTCATGGCGAATTCCCTGTTGGAGATTGGACTCGATGCGATTGTCGGTCCCCATAAGGCGTTCTGTAATTTTGCCCGCGGTTTCTTACTGCAACGCGACGATTTATCCTTTGTTTCGGATCGACTGGTCATTGAAGTTCTCGAACATGTCGAGCCGGAACCCGACATTCTTAAAGCCATGGAATTTTTCTCCGAACAGGGACATCTGATTGCACTGGATGACTTTGTTTATCGTCCGGATTTGCGCCCGTTGGTCGAGCGTGCCGATATTGTCAAGCTGGATGTCATGGAACTCAACATGGATCAGGTGGTCGAGCAGTTGAGCATGCTACGCGAGATCAAGCCGTTGAAATTCGTTGCTGAAAAGGTTGAAACCAATGACATCTTCCAGCAGTGTCGGGAGCTGGGATTTGATTATTTTCAGGGCTATTTTTTCAGTAAGCCGAAGATTGTTTCCGGCAAGAAGCTGCCACCGGCGCGCATGGCAATGATCCGCCTGCTCAGTGAGTTGCAAAATCCTGATGTCAGCATTACCGAGGTGGAAAAAATTATTGAATCTGATGTTTACCTCAGTGTCAAATTGCTGCGCCAGATCAATTCGAGCTATTACAATCTGATCAATGAAGTGACATCGATTCGTCAGGCCATTGTCTGTATCGGACTTAATCATATTCGTACCTGGGCCTGTGTTCTGATGCTTGGTGGCGTTAGTGATAAGCCGCAGGAACTGCTGGGCATGGCGTTGATCCGGGCGAAGATGTGTGAGTTACTGGCACCGTCCGCTGACAGCAGCAGCCAGCAGGTGTTTTTTACCGTTGGGTTATTTTCTTTACTCGACAGTATCCTTGATGCGCCGATGAGCCATATCCTTGATAGTTTGCCCTTGTCTGAAGAGATCAATGGGGCATTACTGGATCATGATGGTGATGCAGGGGTCACTTTACGGGAAGTGCAGTGTTACGAACAAGCGGACTGGAAGGCTCTGGAAGGGGCTAAGCACAATAGTGAAGATCTGGCCAATGCCTACTGGGAGGCGGTAGCTTGGGTGGAGAAAATCAAAGCCAGCCTGAACGATTGA
- the speE gene encoding polyamine aminopropyltransferase yields MDMWYTEKHSENVGITMKVTETLFSGQSEFQKLDIVQTLEYGKMMLLDGLVMVTERDEFVYHDMISHPALFTHPDPKKVLVIGGGDGGSIREIMKHPGVEQAVLCEIDGLVIEKSIELLPSMACEIDGSNPRVKLHVDDGLAYIRDHQNEFDIILVDSTDPIGPAVGLFEEDFYRLVHGALKEDGIMVAQSESPFYHAEIQKAMYGNLRNVFPIVEMYQAFIPTYPSGLWSFAFASKKYHPVNDFDQKRAANRGFHTRYYNEQLHLGAFMLPTFARENIDR; encoded by the coding sequence ATGGATATGTGGTACACCGAAAAGCACTCGGAAAATGTCGGCATCACCATGAAAGTCACGGAGACCTTGTTCTCCGGACAAAGTGAATTTCAGAAGCTGGATATTGTCCAGACCTTGGAATACGGCAAAATGATGCTGCTCGACGGTCTGGTGATGGTCACCGAACGTGATGAATTCGTGTATCACGACATGATCAGCCACCCAGCCCTGTTTACCCACCCTGACCCGAAAAAAGTGCTGGTCATCGGCGGTGGTGACGGTGGCAGCATCCGTGAAATCATGAAACACCCCGGTGTCGAGCAGGCCGTCTTATGTGAGATCGACGGACTGGTGATCGAAAAATCCATCGAACTGCTCCCTTCCATGGCCTGTGAAATTGACGGCAGCAACCCGCGCGTCAAACTGCATGTCGATGACGGTCTGGCCTATATCCGTGACCATCAGAATGAATTTGACATCATCCTCGTTGACTCCACCGACCCCATCGGTCCAGCCGTTGGTCTGTTCGAAGAGGATTTTTACCGTCTGGTTCATGGTGCGTTGAAAGAGGATGGCATCATGGTTGCCCAGAGCGAGTCGCCGTTTTACCATGCCGAAATCCAGAAGGCCATGTACGGCAATCTGCGCAACGTGTTCCCGATTGTCGAGATGTACCAGGCGTTCATCCCCACCTATCCCAGCGGTCTGTGGAGCTTTGCCTTTGCCAGCAAAAAGTATCATCCGGTCAACGATTTTGACCAGAAGCGCGCGGCCAACCGTGGCTTTCATACCCGCTACTACAACGAGCAACTGCACCTTGGCGCCTTCATGCTGCCGACATTTGCCCGCGAGAATATTGACCGATGA
- a CDS encoding pyruvoyl-dependent arginine decarboxylase yields the protein MAKSTVPQHLFTCGCGQGESLVTARFQALANAGLADRILIEATGSLPPQSTMLSPDMLPQTCEQTLFMARVESAQYGEVISAAIAVAYPENPQHGAPVIPIAATGHKEDIEAIARDQAQKVLVQRGDSVREIQSLAVQVKVSQPSCALACVVLTSTDSPLS from the coding sequence ATGGCAAAAAGCACTGTGCCACAACACCTTTTTACCTGCGGTTGCGGCCAGGGAGAATCTCTGGTGACCGCCCGTTTTCAGGCGCTGGCTAATGCCGGCTTGGCGGATCGAATTCTGATTGAGGCGACGGGATCTCTGCCCCCGCAGAGCACAATGTTATCGCCAGACATGTTGCCACAAACCTGTGAGCAGACGCTATTCATGGCCCGGGTTGAATCGGCACAGTACGGCGAGGTGATCAGCGCAGCCATTGCCGTTGCCTATCCGGAAAACCCTCAACATGGCGCGCCCGTGATCCCCATCGCAGCGACAGGACATAAAGAAGATATTGAAGCCATCGCCCGCGACCAAGCTCAGAAGGTGCTGGTGCAACGTGGTGACAGTGTACGTGAAATTCAATCGTTAGCGGTACAGGTCAAGGTTTCGCAGCCGTCTTGTGCTCTGGCTTGTGTCGTTTTGACATCAACGGATAGCCCTCTTTCATAG